agcagcagcagtgtctgcTCGTCTGTTTGACCCTGAGTGTCCTGTCTTCTGGTTGGACAGCGGGACAGAGACTTGGAGCTGGCGGCTCGGATCGGTCAGTCGCTGCTGCAGAGAAACCACCTGCTACAGGAGCGCAACGAAGCCGTGGAGGAGCAGCTCAGTCAGGCTCTCGACCAGGTCACTTCACATGTTCTATATCACAAATTACACTTAACTTAAGAATATTATgcattaaatattcaaatattgtaTATAAGTGCAATATTTCATGTAAATATCAagctcatactgtatattttatatttgactCTACTTTTTAATATCTTAATGGtccatatttttatatattaaacATTCATAGGtgtgaaaatattatttattacctttatcttgactgtctttgctgctgtaaccaTGACAGCAGTAAGTCAAATTAAGTACTGACTTAACTTATTTTAACTTATTTACaaacaaagaaggaaagagTCAAGTGAGTCATACATGAGATACTGGAGTGaagtacatttaaaagcaacataaacaagtattctaattattttaaataaaaaaacagtggacATTTGCATATAACTTAAAAAAGGTAATGGCCCTACATTGGATCCCTGTGGAACACCGCCTCACTAAATCATCTGTctcacacgactctctctctctctctcctgactGCAGGTTCATCAGCTGCAGCATGAGCTCAGTAAGAAGGACGAGTTACTGCGGATGGTGGCCAGCGCCACGGAGGAGAGCGAGACCGACTCCAGCGTGTCCACGCCCCTGCAGCAGCGCAAGACGCCGGGGTGCGGCGCCACCATGACTCCTGCCGTCGCTCTCAGCCAGCTGGAGTCGCTGCAGAGCAAActgcaggagctggaggacGAGAACCAGACGCTGAGGTCTGAGGTACGAGGGTTTTTACAGAGTGGAACAGGAGGAAAACAGGGAGTGATGCAGGATTAGAGCGTGAAAACGGTTGTAAACTCTCGATTTATTTCTGCTCGTCAACTCACCACTGATTCTGTTCAAGTGAGTTACAAACAAAAGCCAGAATAATTCTTTTTGCAGAAGAAAACCCAAATCTATCATTTCAACGTCCTTTTCAATCATCACAGTCAAAGTAACTTAATGTTAAGAAATACTTTGTACATGTTTCTGTTTGGaaatcaaagtgtttttttgtgagtttcAGTGCTTAAATCATTCATGTAGATGATGATTaaatgactgtgactgtgtgttggtGCTGCAGGCCTGTCAGCTCAAGAGAGACACCATCACGTACgaggagaaggagcagcagctcgTCAGCGACTGTGTCAAAGAGCTGcgtgagtctcacacacacacacacttcatcaaTGTGGAGGGCTGtttttaacgtgtgtgtgtgtgtgtgtgtgtgagcaggtgagTCCAACAGTCAGATGATTTCTCTGACAGACGAGTTGTCTCAGAAGAACGAGGAGCTGCACAGACACCAGGAGGAAATCGCTCAGCTGCTCTCACAGATCGTCGAGCTGCAGCACAGAGTCAAAGaggtgaggagtgtgtgtgtgtgtgtgtgtgtgtgtgttaacctgTGATTCAGATCATTTAGAGAGTGTATCATCATgtggtgtgttgtgtctctgtagTTGGCTTTAGAGAAAGAGGAGCTGAGGATTCACCTGCAGGCGTCTAAAGATGCTCAAAGACAACTCACCGCTGAGGTACcagcacacaacaacacacaccaaataataattattcagtCTGCGCAACTGTAGAAACATGTGTCAGAGGCTCCtcccccttccttccttccttccctaaGCAACAAAGGGTCAAACCGTTACCAGCATATCCACAGTTACAGGCTTCAGTTTCACTGAATAGAGCCACGCTCGTGGCCTTAGAATCTGATTCTTTTGATTACATGTTACGTTACGTGCTGTTAGAGGTCTATACTGCTTCCATTAGCAGCTCTGTCGCTAGGCaacagtggtaaaaaaaaaaaacactggggACAGATCAATTAAGACACTGCTCATTTAAGGCTCATTCAGTGGTAAAGAGAACACAGTGATTCATGGTGTCAGGTGGTTATTCACTAATAAATACACAAGGtcaatgtctctgtgtgtgtgtgtcagctggacGAGCTGGCAGAGAGAAACATGGAGTGTGTGGAGATGCTGCACGAGTCTCAGGAGGAGATTAAAGAGCTCCGCAGTAAAAACACTCCCTCTGCTGGACTGAGACGACACCTGTCCTACGGCCTCTACCCCATGgtaagaatcacacacacacacacacacacacacacacacacacacacacacaccctggacttaaaaagtaaataaaaagactacgtgtgtgtgtgtttgcaggattCTCTGGCAGCAGAGATCGAGGGAACCATGAGGAGAGAACTGAgtgtagaagaagaaacagcCTTTCAGGACCAAAGGTGAGATGTGAGCGGACACAGCACACATGGACGGTGTTTGTTCCAGACCTCGTTTTTTTTGatcttctccatcttcttcttgcaGAATATCCCAGAAGAAAGTCTTCCAAACAGTCCGCTCCATCAACGCCTCGTCCTCACGGGCGGGTTCTGCCACGCCTCCTATCCCCGGCTCAGGTCAGAGCTCTTTAGTGATGACGTCACAGCCCTTCCTGTCCACTCAgaggtaagacacacacacacacacacgctgatgtCCTCCTGTGTGAGGGAGACGTTTGGACACCTCATTAACCATGTCTCTGCGTGCAGGGACGAGGAGAGGATGGGTCAGCCCGGCTGTCCCGGTGGAAACGACCTGAACAGAGCTCTTCACCACCTGTCACTGCGGCGGCAGAACTTCCTCTCCGAGCGACAGTTCTTCCAAGCAGAGCGAGAGAAGAAGCTGCAGACTCTGGCAGGAGGAGCggaggtggagggaggaggcagcagctgctgcagctcaccCATGGGCAgtgtcttctcctccttctctaaCCTGTCGGAGCTCTCCATCACCTCCAGCGCTTTTAGGACCTTCCTCCCTGAGAAGCTTCAGATCGTCAAACCCATGGAAGGTTTGTGCGTCCTGTCATCCGTCGCCGTCGCCTTGTTCAGATGAGGTTTGATGTGATGTCTCAGGACCtccagtttaagtctatgatatcttaagaacatgttcacgtctttatctcactgttagaacaggaaactgaagtttgtaaatcactcactctcccacaccaaagcccagagagaaaatcagtgattttaacatcacacacacacacaggagctgctggtctactgctgcctcgtgtggtcactttgtgtcactgagtttaagtctaaatgaaatatttcaattgccaaattttaaaaaataagacatgtgaacttgtgatggaggcagcagtggatcaacaactcgtgtgtgtgtgtgtgtgtgtgtgtgtgtgtgtgtgtgtgtgtgtgtgtgtgtgtgtgtgtgtgtgtgtgtgtgtgtgtgtgtgtgtgtgtgatgttaaaatcaatgattttctctatgggctttggtgtgggtgCAGTGAGCAGCTTTCAAAAGTgatacaaacttcactttcctgttggaaaagatTGTTTAATGATGgttaaaagcaacaaaaacattcttAAAGTTAAGTCTATGTGTATTTTAGTCAGTGAGTTTTTTGTAAAGtggataaaatctgtttttgacggccatgttttcagtaaagTGATGGAACTGTTACTTTAAATGAATCTcatccacctgtgtgtgtgtgtgtgtgtgtgtttgtgtgtttcaggctcaCTGACGCTCCATCACTGGCAGCAGCTCGCCAAACCACACCTGGCCACCATCCTGGACCCACACCCAGGCGTGGTGACGAAGGGTTTCCGCCCGCTGACTCAGGACGTCACGTACCGCCTCTCTGacatggaggaggacgaggagggcGAGGAGCACGGATGCAGCGGCATGCTGGAGAAGGGAGCAGCGGAACGCGgcaaggaagaggaggatgaagaagaggaggaaggcggGATCACTTTCAAAGTGCACTACACATCCACACCAGAGGAAAGGAAGGACAGGAAGCACTCGGTGTCTCCTCTCGTGACATCACCCTCCGTGTCACCTgcacttcctgtcactgtgACGTCCAGCCAGTCGTGTCTGACCATTCCAAGAACCTCTGCAACAGTGGTCCAAGCACagagtcacatgacctcagTGACGACAACAGCCTCGTCCTCTGGTAAACTGTGAACGCTGAGCGTtaaacttgttgttgttgttttacgaTTCTTTTTTGacctgctttgttttttgtattcagTCCCAAATCCAGGAAAGTGTCacagctccacctcctccacctacaCCTTCACCACCTGCCGCATCCTGCACCCCAGTGACATCACACAGGTCACCGCGAGGTCAGTCACTCTCAATAAAAAAGCCCCGCCCCTTTTTCAGTGTGTTCTTGGCACGCTGCGAGTTGTTTTATTAAGTCTGtgatgtctacgtcacatgttcacgtctttatctcagtgttagactgaagtttgtaaagcactcactctcccacaccaaagtccacagagaaaatcagtgattttaacatcacagtacacaggagttgttgatccactgctgcctccatcatgacgttcaaatgtcttattttgtcacttcagtgtttgaaatcctttgttcagatttacctcagtgacacaaagtgaccacatgaggcagcagtagaccagcagctcctgtgtccctgtgagctaaaatcactgattttctctgtgggctttggtgtgggagagtgagtggtttacaaacttcagtttcctgtaaaaatattcagtgaaaaagtgaaaataaatgatatttgtgTTGACATGGATTTAATAGACTGACTCTTGTGTTGAATAGTGTTTcctgctgtgatgtcactgaggtgtaaaaacagtttctctgtgtgtgcttctCAGTTCTCAGTCGTCTCTCCTCGTGCACACTCCCAGTTCCATGAGGACGGGGCCCAGCACGCCCGTCACTCCCTGCAGACTCAGTCTGGGCGACTCCTTCCCTCCTCGTCGCCCCGCGGCTCCCACCAGCAGCCTGGCTAAGCTGGTGCTGGAGAGAGGCATATCTGCACAGGTGTCCACCGACACTCCGCCTCCATCTCCCAAAACCACGTCCAGACAGCCGCTCTTCCGCTTCCTTCCGAACACGCCCCCAAACTCACCCTCCCACTCTCCCGCGCCCTCTCCTGTCCCCGCCGAGTCACGGCAGCACCCGGCCGACAATTTCCTGGCGTCGCGGCCTGCGGAGCTTTTCCTCCAGGACGTTTACGGCTTAAATCTGGGCCGCGCCCCTCACCCCGACCTTCCGAGCCCCTCCCAGGAAACGGCGTCCCGGCCCGAGCTGGTGAGCAGCGTGGGCCTGGTGGAGAGGCTGCGGCGGCTCGGCTTCGCGAAGGTTCTTCACGCTTCAGAGCCGCGGCAGGATTCTGCCACGTTTGTGTCGGCGGGTGGAGGGAGTCTGTTAGACGGACTGAGACGCAACCAGAGTCTGCCCGCCATGATCGGGGCCCGCGCCGGGAAATCAGCTGCTAAAGCTAACCCtcgtcatcttcatcctcctcctcctcctcaccccacCTCCCTGGCGCTGCCTCCACCTGCGTGGGGAAACCTTAAAGAGCGGCGGCGACACTTCGCCTCAGTCTCTCATGTTCCATCGAGTTCAACCAAGcactgaagaagaggaggaggaggaggaagacagtcctcatttctcctccttctctgcctTTGAAGAGACAGAGACTCTGATTTAACCAATCCCTGCTTTTAGTGACTGAATTTTAAAGCACAATTGAGCTAAAGTGACTGTTTTAGTGACTccgcggtgtgtgtgtgtgctcatgttaAGGCCTTAGCTCCCTCCTGCACACGTTTATAACCATCTCTCTGTAGTTCTCCTGTCAGGCTCTGGatgttcaggttcaggttcaggttcagtaGAGAAGCAACATGGATGTGGTTCAAGGTGTTTGAGGAAGTGttaaagagaggaagaggaggagcagcggaGCAGAGCGATGAAGAGAAAGGgtttctgtattttgtttgtttatgaaagaagaagaagaaaagaagggaGGAAAGAATGAGCATCCAGAGTCTTAAAGTGATGGTACaggtttttaaagtgtggtttgaACAAGTTCTGGATCATAGTTGGCACTTTAGACTAACTTTTGtacaagaaactgaagtttgtaaaccactcactctcccacaccaaaccccactgctgcctcgtgtggtcactttgggtcactgaggtcaatctgaacaaacaaGTTCATAccccaaagtgacaaaataagacatttgaagtgagtgatggaggcagcagtggatcaacaactcctgtgtgtgtgtgtgtgtgtgtgatgttaaatcgaCAGTTtcctctctgggctttggtgtgggagagtgagtgctttacaaacttgagtttcctgttgaaaaagtctgtctgacagtgagataaagacgtgaacattaGTGTTTATGTCCAGACTTCAGTGCAGCTCTGACAGTGGTGTTCTGTAATAAACCGTGTGAGTCGACCCCGCGACACGTGAGGTCATTTCCTGCCAGGCTCAGTCTGACCACACAGCAAACATCAGGCCACTTTTAACTGTTGTGTGTCTGGTGTTTCCTGCTGCCTGCATGACCTCACCTACAGGTCCCAGCATGCACCTGTCGGCAGAAGGATGGGGTGAGaaccagacaaaaacaaaagcgtgaTCTGCCTTTTCCTTCCGGAGCCAGTGTTAATAATTTTTAATGGTATGAGGCCTTATGTTTGAAGCCAGCACtgttctatgtgtgtgtgtgtgtgtgtgtgtgtgtgtgtgtttgtgcacactcAGTAGGTGgaagtggttttattttgaaggatcaCTGCACGGtgaacaagggggggggggggggggattcattAATCTCAGGCCTGTGGGGCGTTCAGGTTCACTCTGTTTTGAGGGGTTAAAAACATTGACACATGATTATTCTTCACACAATCACAGGATTTGTTTAAAGGGTTAgtttgggttattttttttaaagtgtggtcgTATGAGGTACTGAGACAcctcttaagaacatgttcacgtctttatctcactgttagacggacttttccaacaggaaactcaagtttgtaaaccactcactctcccacaccaaagcccatagagaaaatcagtgattttaacatcacacacacacaggagccgttgatccactgctgcctccatcactaagttctaatgtcttattttgtcaaattcagcctttacatttttttgttcagATTCACTTCAGTAACACAAAgtcacgaggcagcagtggctcaacaactcctgtgtgtgtgatgttaaaatcagtgattttctctatgggctttggtgtgggagagtgagtggtttacaaacttcagtttcctgttgttaaagtctgtctcacagtgagataaagacatgaaacatgttcttaagacttaaactgatgtagattttattcatTGTATCTTTTGTTAATTGGCTTAaatctttcttctttgtctcaggctggttctccgta
This genomic interval from Solea solea chromosome 2, fSolSol10.1, whole genome shotgun sequence contains the following:
- the trak2 gene encoding trafficking kinesin-binding protein 2 isoform X2; this encodes MFEVKPRAVEKKESSTETDEGLGSSSGRRYASSSAGSGSVGSMYLSDSQDWVVSPSCSPDEGPAPNNSAISPLLAEETFRYMILSSDHVEQMTKTYNDIEVVSHLLAERDRDLELAARIGQSLLQRNHLLQERNEAVEEQLSQALDQVHQLQHELSKKDELLRMVASATEESETDSSVSTPLQQRKTPGCGATMTPAVALSQLESLQSKLQELEDENQTLRSEACQLKRDTITYEEKEQQLVSDCVKELRESNSQMISLTDELSQKNEELHRHQEEIAQLLSQIVELQHRVKELALEKEELRIHLQASKDAQRQLTAELDELAERNMECVEMLHESQEEIKELRSKNTPSAGLRRHLSYGLYPMDSLAAEIEGTMRRELSVEEETAFQDQRISQKKVFQTVRSINASSSRAGSATPPIPGSGQSSLVMTSQPFLSTQRDEERMGQPGCPGGNDLNRALHHLSLRRQNFLSERQFFQAEREKKLQTLAGGAEVEGGGSSCCSSPMGSVFSSFSNLSELSITSSAFRTFLPEKLQIVKPMEGSLTLHHWQQLAKPHLATILDPHPGVVTKGFRPLTQDVTYRLSDMEEDEEGEEHGCSGMLEKGAAERGKEEEDEEEEEGGITFKVHYTSTPEERKDRKHSVSPLVTSPSVSPALPVTVTSSQSCLTIPRTSATVVQAQSHMTSVTTTASSSVPNPGKCHSSTSSTYTFTTCRILHPSDITQVTASSQSSLLVHTPSSMRTGPSTPVTPCRLSLGDSFPPRRPAAPTSSLAKLVLERGISAQVSTDTPPPSPKTTSRQPLFRFLPNTPPNSPSHSPAPSPVPAESRQHPADNFLASRPAELFLQDVYGLNLGRAPHPDLPSPSQETASRPELVSSVGLVERLRRLGFAKVLHASEPRQDSATFVSAGGGSLLDGLRRNQSLPAMIGARAGKSAAKANPRHLHPPPPPHPTSLALPPPAWGNLKERRRHFASVSHVPSSSTKH
- the trak2 gene encoding trafficking kinesin-binding protein 2 isoform X1, whose translation is MFEVKPRAVEKKESSTETDEGLGSSSGRRYASSSAGSGSVGSMYLSDSQDWVVSPSCSPDEGPAPNNSAISPLLAEETFRYMTYLSLESSSYSHPGSQSLSKVLSSDHVEQMTKTYNDIEVVSHLLAERDRDLELAARIGQSLLQRNHLLQERNEAVEEQLSQALDQVHQLQHELSKKDELLRMVASATEESETDSSVSTPLQQRKTPGCGATMTPAVALSQLESLQSKLQELEDENQTLRSEACQLKRDTITYEEKEQQLVSDCVKELRESNSQMISLTDELSQKNEELHRHQEEIAQLLSQIVELQHRVKELALEKEELRIHLQASKDAQRQLTAELDELAERNMECVEMLHESQEEIKELRSKNTPSAGLRRHLSYGLYPMDSLAAEIEGTMRRELSVEEETAFQDQRISQKKVFQTVRSINASSSRAGSATPPIPGSGQSSLVMTSQPFLSTQRDEERMGQPGCPGGNDLNRALHHLSLRRQNFLSERQFFQAEREKKLQTLAGGAEVEGGGSSCCSSPMGSVFSSFSNLSELSITSSAFRTFLPEKLQIVKPMEGSLTLHHWQQLAKPHLATILDPHPGVVTKGFRPLTQDVTYRLSDMEEDEEGEEHGCSGMLEKGAAERGKEEEDEEEEEGGITFKVHYTSTPEERKDRKHSVSPLVTSPSVSPALPVTVTSSQSCLTIPRTSATVVQAQSHMTSVTTTASSSVPNPGKCHSSTSSTYTFTTCRILHPSDITQVTASSQSSLLVHTPSSMRTGPSTPVTPCRLSLGDSFPPRRPAAPTSSLAKLVLERGISAQVSTDTPPPSPKTTSRQPLFRFLPNTPPNSPSHSPAPSPVPAESRQHPADNFLASRPAELFLQDVYGLNLGRAPHPDLPSPSQETASRPELVSSVGLVERLRRLGFAKVLHASEPRQDSATFVSAGGGSLLDGLRRNQSLPAMIGARAGKSAAKANPRHLHPPPPPHPTSLALPPPAWGNLKERRRHFASVSHVPSSSTKH
- the trak2 gene encoding trafficking kinesin-binding protein 2 isoform X3 gives rise to the protein MTKTYNDIEVVSHLLAERDRDLELAARIGQSLLQRNHLLQERNEAVEEQLSQALDQVHQLQHELSKKDELLRMVASATEESETDSSVSTPLQQRKTPGCGATMTPAVALSQLESLQSKLQELEDENQTLRSEACQLKRDTITYEEKEQQLVSDCVKELRESNSQMISLTDELSQKNEELHRHQEEIAQLLSQIVELQHRVKELALEKEELRIHLQASKDAQRQLTAELDELAERNMECVEMLHESQEEIKELRSKNTPSAGLRRHLSYGLYPMDSLAAEIEGTMRRELSVEEETAFQDQRISQKKVFQTVRSINASSSRAGSATPPIPGSGQSSLVMTSQPFLSTQRDEERMGQPGCPGGNDLNRALHHLSLRRQNFLSERQFFQAEREKKLQTLAGGAEVEGGGSSCCSSPMGSVFSSFSNLSELSITSSAFRTFLPEKLQIVKPMEGSLTLHHWQQLAKPHLATILDPHPGVVTKGFRPLTQDVTYRLSDMEEDEEGEEHGCSGMLEKGAAERGKEEEDEEEEEGGITFKVHYTSTPEERKDRKHSVSPLVTSPSVSPALPVTVTSSQSCLTIPRTSATVVQAQSHMTSVTTTASSSVPNPGKCHSSTSSTYTFTTCRILHPSDITQVTASSQSSLLVHTPSSMRTGPSTPVTPCRLSLGDSFPPRRPAAPTSSLAKLVLERGISAQVSTDTPPPSPKTTSRQPLFRFLPNTPPNSPSHSPAPSPVPAESRQHPADNFLASRPAELFLQDVYGLNLGRAPHPDLPSPSQETASRPELVSSVGLVERLRRLGFAKVLHASEPRQDSATFVSAGGGSLLDGLRRNQSLPAMIGARAGKSAAKANPRHLHPPPPPHPTSLALPPPAWGNLKERRRHFASVSHVPSSSTKH